The DNA sequence acttctccaaaacgtttgtgattaaaaaatgtttaagcacttttccaggcctggaaataaacatttaacaattccatgacttttccaggtgtTTCATGACTGAAGGAACCCTGCTTTCAAGAGAACACTGGtattaaatgtaaagaaattccctgaagGCGTTCCTGAGACATCTCGAGAAAcccgaagagagagagaaaaacaaagcttcatGACACCTTGCTGTAGCTGGGTGCACTCCTTCAGATTACCATGGAATAGTTTTTTAACAGATAACACATAATGTCGCACCTCGATAAGCCGTATGAGACAACCGAGAATTTGCGAATATGGGCTATGCTAATAaatctgattgattgataattgaCAGGATCAGGAAAGGAAATCAAACCTTTCTTGATGGAGGTGTTGGATAAAAACCTTAAGCCAAGCTTACCTCCTGAAGTATGTCTGCTTGTTCGATGGCTTTGAGGACGCTCTTCTTAGACGTGTCCTGGATCTCTCCTCCCATTAGGAACTCATCTAGAATGAAGTAAGCCTTCTCAAAGTTAAAGATGATGTCCAGCTCACACACCTGtacaaagtaaaacacagtTCATTCatgcttcctgctgcaggaaaagccttcaaataaaatgcatcCAGGTTTTTCTGTTCTTACTTCCTGCAGATTGAAAAAGGTATCAGTGGAACTAATTTAGAATCAGCTTTATTAAATCCAgcataattaaattaaattcaatatttgtatagcgccaaatcattaCATAGATTATCAGTTTACATTGTGAGGTCAAGGCAACAGCTCCATCATGATAAGTGCTGTCTGATCACGGCTTGGTCCTCTTAGATCCACTCCGGCATTATACATCATGTTAATCAAACCTAGGACCTGAATTAGACATGTTTGTCTGTATTAGAAGGAGCAGTGAAGTCCTCAACTGTGAAATCAACTACAGAGAGCTTGCAAACAGACCAGGAACAAcacagagatatttagagattAATCACTTACACTGCCAAAGTATTTATCAAGCAGCTCTACGAAGCGGTGAATAACCTCCAGTGTGATCAGCTCATTGTCCTGCTCTTCAATTGCACAACAGAAATATAAGCTGGCATACCTGcatgaagaaacacacacacaaaaacagtatATCAATACAATAACAGAACACATGGTgaactcacaaaaacacaaatgtaaacatACAGGGCCCAACGTTACAACCTGAACAAAGcatctttgtttgtttcagacTGAGACAGGTTTCATTTCACATCCAGTATCCTTGTTGCACTTGCAACCATTGGAACGCCCATGATCTTAAAATAAGGTGTGCTCAGGCGCATTTCCATCTTGAGGCAACAGAAAACCATTTCATATAAACCTTTTCTTAAGCCAGTGACACAGTATTTCACAGTTATCTTAATTGGATAGTtcccccaaaaatgaaaattcacacaGCAGTAACTCGCTGATCTTGCATGATTCTCGCAAGAACTCTCGTTAGCTGAAGTTGCTAAAGCAGTAACTAGGAGGACTACAGCAAATATTTAGGCTAAagacatggtgtaaatgacgccgtttcaagtcgaatttgaatgttggggcttaCACCTGCATGACACCATagaagcagtatggaggcacaCATCCTCAGCTGCTGCTCGAAAGCCCTGAGTGAGGGGCACTATCGCTGGTGGCCTGACCAAGTCCTGAAGGCCATAGTAGACACCATTTGCAGTGGGATTAGCCACTTCAAGAGCCTCCGCCAA is a window from the Limanda limanda chromosome 22, fLimLim1.1, whole genome shotgun sequence genome containing:
- the ap1s1 gene encoding AP-1 complex subunit sigma-1A, with the translated sequence MMRFMLLFSRQGKLRLQKWYTATSERDKKKMVRDLMQIVLARKPKMCSFLEWRDLKIVYKRYASLYFCCAIEEQDNELITLEVIHRFVELLDKYFGSVCELDIIFNFEKAYFILDEFLMGGEIQDTSKKSVLKAIEQADILQEEDESPRSVLEEMGLA